One segment of Limisphaerales bacterium DNA contains the following:
- a CDS encoding Gfo/Idh/MocA family oxidoreductase — translation MKRRQFLTTTSTALAFPFVGRVLGANNKLNIGVVGVAGRGASNLRGVKDEQIVALCDVAAPSLAGAQKQFPKAKGYADFRRMLERKDLDAVVCSTPDHTHAIVGVSALKSGRHLYCEKPLAHTVSEVRAMTGAAVAGKRVTQMGTQIHAGNNYRRVVELVQSGAIGAVKEVHVWAGATYGNIGLSPKDAPLPKGFDYDLWLGPLPYRPFRKEYAPFHWRHFWDFGGGTLADFWCHYSDLAHWALDLTHPLTIHAHGGKARPERVTQKLKVEYTYPARGKKPPVHLTWYQGGEKPAVLTAAQQKKWSSGVLFVGEHGMLFSNYGGHQLLPEDKFKNFKAPAQTIPNSIGHHAEWIKACKEGGRTTCDFRYSGPLTECALLGIVSHRIGNKKLVWDWEKMKASNAPEADRFIRHRYRAGWKL, via the coding sequence ATGAAACGTCGCCAATTCTTAACCACTACATCTACGGCCTTAGCGTTTCCGTTTGTCGGGCGCGTGTTGGGCGCGAATAACAAATTAAACATCGGCGTCGTCGGCGTGGCAGGTCGAGGGGCGAGCAATCTCCGTGGCGTGAAAGACGAGCAGATTGTGGCGTTATGCGATGTTGCCGCGCCGTCATTAGCGGGGGCGCAGAAACAGTTTCCCAAAGCCAAGGGCTACGCGGATTTTCGGCGGATGCTCGAGCGCAAGGATTTGGATGCGGTGGTGTGTAGCACGCCGGATCACACCCACGCGATCGTGGGCGTCAGCGCGTTGAAGAGCGGACGACATTTGTATTGCGAGAAACCGCTGGCGCATACGGTGTCCGAAGTGCGGGCGATGACCGGGGCGGCAGTGGCGGGCAAACGCGTCACACAAATGGGCACGCAAATTCATGCCGGCAATAATTACCGACGAGTAGTGGAGCTCGTACAAAGCGGCGCGATAGGCGCGGTGAAGGAAGTGCACGTGTGGGCCGGGGCCACTTATGGGAATATCGGCCTTTCGCCGAAGGACGCGCCATTGCCGAAGGGGTTTGATTATGATTTATGGCTCGGTCCGCTGCCGTACCGGCCGTTCCGCAAGGAATACGCCCCCTTCCATTGGCGGCATTTCTGGGATTTCGGCGGCGGCACGCTGGCGGATTTCTGGTGCCATTATTCGGATCTCGCCCATTGGGCGCTGGATCTCACGCATCCGCTCACCATCCACGCCCACGGCGGCAAGGCGCGTCCGGAACGGGTGACGCAGAAATTGAAAGTGGAATACACCTACCCCGCGCGCGGTAAAAAACCGCCGGTACATCTCACTTGGTATCAGGGCGGCGAAAAACCGGCAGTGCTCACCGCCGCGCAGCAAAAGAAATGGAGTAGCGGCGTGCTTTTCGTCGGCGAACACGGGATGTTGTTTTCAAACTACGGCGGTCATCAACTATTGCCGGAAGATAAATTCAAGAATTTCAAAGCGCCCGCGCAGACCATCCCGAACTCCATCGGGCATCACGCCGAATGGATCAAAGCCTGCAAAGAGGGCGGGCGCACCACCTGCGATTTCCGCTACTCCGGCCCGTTGACCGAATGCGCGCTACTGGGGATCGTCTCCCATCGAATCGGTAATAAAAAGCTGGTGTGGGACTGGGAAAAGATGAAGGCTTCCAACGCTCCGGAGGCGGATCGGTTTATCCGGCATCGTTATCGGGCCGGTTGGAAACTGTAA
- a CDS encoding carboxy terminal-processing peptidase, whose protein sequence is MKRYIAMCSALLLSASFAWADLSEAQAKQITQTVGRLISQIHYRQSGLNDEIAGHHLDRYLNLLDFSHMIFLQSDVDALTKKYATSLDDKVKMGSLGPFNDIYALFLKRLAERQQWVDEILKGEFDFTKKERFLTVRTKEPWPKDNAAARKLWHSRIKLEVLNDILALDKTDTAKLDPKKLAASREKIGRRYDRLLKRMKKNELDDKLETYLSALTRAFDPHSDYMSPIEAANFDINSIDMQLTGIGAVLTTDEGYTKIVRIMPGGPAGRSGLIHANDKIIAVKNPGDKEATDLLDMGINDVVQLIRGKKDTLVELTIIPAGKSESKIIKITRDVVKLEDSLAKAYIIERKVNGKTEKLGIINLPGFYSKCSDHCRTLIERLKKEKVDGIVLDLRMNGGGILQESINLAGLFIDVGPVVQVKNFRGENKVLGDTQRGVVYDGPLVVAVSPMSASASEIVAAALQDHGRAVIVGSETTHGKGTVQQLLPLNRRILSNLGDDSGRLKFTISKFYRINGSTTQRLGVLSDVELPSVYDHLGMGEGELPRALGADKIKQVTYKKLNRVDPFLTSLRKSSAKRIMGNPDFKYINEDIYRAKKRLNDKSVSLNEAERRKERADNKTRIADRNKERASRKQPAEKYFEIDVKGVEANKPLKKLAAPKPKVEKADSPPILQDDSNTFSIDATLRETLDILSDYVRLRNVLPNVSRRE, encoded by the coding sequence ATGAAACGATACATCGCAATGTGCAGTGCGCTGCTGCTCTCTGCCAGCTTTGCTTGGGCCGATCTTTCTGAAGCACAAGCTAAACAAATTACCCAGACGGTGGGCCGCCTGATTTCCCAAATCCATTACCGCCAATCCGGCCTCAACGACGAAATCGCTGGCCATCACCTGGATCGCTATCTCAACCTACTGGACTTCAGCCACATGATTTTTCTGCAATCCGATGTGGACGCCCTCACCAAAAAATATGCCACCAGTCTGGATGATAAAGTGAAAATGGGCAGCCTCGGACCATTCAATGACATTTACGCCCTCTTCCTCAAACGCCTCGCCGAACGTCAGCAATGGGTGGATGAAATCCTGAAAGGCGAATTTGATTTCACCAAAAAAGAACGCTTCCTCACCGTCCGCACCAAGGAACCCTGGCCTAAAGACAACGCCGCCGCGCGCAAACTTTGGCATTCGCGAATCAAACTTGAGGTGCTTAACGACATCCTTGCCCTCGACAAAACTGATACCGCAAAGCTCGACCCCAAAAAACTCGCCGCCAGCCGCGAAAAAATCGGCCGTCGCTACGATCGCCTGTTAAAACGAATGAAGAAGAATGAGTTAGACGATAAACTCGAAACCTATCTCAGTGCCCTCACCCGCGCCTTTGATCCGCACTCGGATTATATGAGCCCCATCGAGGCGGCAAACTTCGATATCAACAGCATCGATATGCAGCTCACCGGCATAGGCGCCGTGCTAACCACTGACGAAGGCTACACCAAAATCGTCCGCATCATGCCCGGCGGCCCCGCTGGCCGGAGCGGCCTCATCCACGCGAATGACAAAATCATCGCCGTGAAAAACCCCGGCGACAAGGAAGCCACCGATTTGTTGGACATGGGCATCAACGATGTCGTGCAATTAATCCGCGGCAAAAAAGATACCCTTGTGGAACTCACCATCATCCCCGCCGGCAAGAGTGAATCCAAGATTATCAAAATCACCCGTGACGTCGTAAAGCTAGAGGATTCCCTCGCTAAAGCATACATCATCGAGCGCAAGGTGAACGGTAAAACTGAAAAACTCGGGATTATCAATTTGCCCGGCTTTTACAGTAAATGCTCCGATCATTGCCGCACGCTCATTGAGCGGCTCAAAAAAGAAAAAGTTGATGGCATCGTCCTCGACCTCCGCATGAATGGCGGCGGCATCCTTCAGGAATCCATCAATCTCGCCGGCCTCTTCATTGATGTGGGCCCAGTGGTGCAGGTTAAAAATTTCCGCGGTGAAAACAAAGTGCTCGGCGACACCCAACGTGGCGTGGTCTACGACGGACCGCTCGTGGTCGCCGTCAGCCCGATGAGTGCTTCCGCCTCCGAGATCGTTGCCGCCGCCTTGCAAGACCACGGGCGCGCGGTAATCGTCGGCTCCGAAACCACCCACGGCAAAGGCACTGTCCAGCAACTCCTGCCGCTAAACCGGCGCATCCTCTCCAATCTCGGCGATGATTCCGGGCGCCTCAAGTTTACCATCTCAAAATTCTACCGTATCAACGGCAGCACCACCCAACGCCTCGGCGTACTTTCAGATGTGGAATTACCCTCCGTTTATGATCACCTCGGTATGGGGGAAGGCGAACTTCCCCGCGCATTAGGAGCCGATAAAATTAAACAGGTAACCTACAAAAAACTTAATCGAGTGGACCCCTTCCTCACCAGCCTGCGCAAAAGCTCCGCCAAGCGCATAATGGGAAATCCCGATTTCAAATACATCAACGAAGACATCTATCGCGCCAAGAAACGACTAAACGATAAAAGCGTTTCCCTCAACGAAGCCGAGCGCCGCAAAGAACGCGCCGACAACAAAACCCGCATCGCCGACCGAAACAAAGAACGCGCCAGCCGAAAACAACCGGCCGAAAAATATTTTGAAATCGATGTGAAAGGCGTCGAGGCTAACAAGCCACTTAAGAAACTTGCAGCCCCCAAGCCTAAAGTTGAGAAAGCCGATTCGCCCCCCATTCTTCAAGACGATTCCAACACTTTTTCGATCGACGCCACCCTGCGTGAAACGCTCGACATCCTTAGCGATTACGTGCGCCTACGCAACGTGCTCCCCAATGTCAGCCGACGCGAATAA
- a CDS encoding type II secretion system F family protein, whose protein sequence is MANFNYKARNDGGEMVSGTLEAADRSAALSQISALGLFPVSVESPQGEASANVHGSSRLDAAPRRPFQRGPAKPSLQDLANFTRQLANLLKAGMPLTGALNSMTNLESKGIPPKICNALLSDVREGKTLSNAMALHPNSFPDMYLNMVKAGETSGSMVEVLTRLADHYERFAEVRSKVTTALVYPLFVMGLGVVLIFIFMSYILPKFMAIFDGMNVNLPTSTRILQGMSDFFSAYWWMIIIFGVVFSALIKRYFATTNGKRRLHGWLLTAPLVSRIARPTYFGQFARTLGALMQNGVPVLTALKITENVVQNVVLQGAIAMTREAVTDGKTIAQPLGRSGVFPKLMVDLVHIGEQTGDVPAALDNLADTYDNELNISLRVITTLIEPILIVVIAGVVGFMLVGVLQAMFKITSSIGKT, encoded by the coding sequence ATGGCGAATTTCAACTATAAAGCACGGAATGACGGGGGCGAAATGGTGTCCGGCACTTTAGAGGCGGCGGATCGCTCGGCGGCGTTGTCGCAAATCAGCGCGTTGGGGCTTTTCCCAGTCTCAGTGGAATCACCCCAAGGGGAAGCCTCGGCGAACGTACACGGATCATCAAGGTTGGATGCCGCTCCGCGAAGACCCTTTCAGCGCGGCCCGGCCAAGCCCAGCCTGCAGGACCTCGCAAACTTTACCCGGCAACTTGCCAACCTTCTCAAGGCCGGGATGCCGTTGACGGGTGCGCTCAATAGCATGACCAATTTGGAAAGCAAAGGCATCCCACCCAAAATTTGCAACGCGCTGCTCAGTGATGTGCGCGAGGGTAAAACGCTTTCAAACGCTATGGCGCTTCATCCGAACTCGTTTCCGGATATGTACCTGAACATGGTGAAGGCCGGTGAAACCAGCGGTTCAATGGTGGAAGTCCTCACGCGTTTGGCTGATCACTATGAGCGATTTGCCGAGGTACGTTCCAAGGTGACCACCGCGCTGGTGTACCCTTTATTCGTTATGGGCTTGGGGGTGGTGCTGATTTTTATTTTCATGAGCTATATTCTGCCCAAGTTCATGGCAATTTTTGACGGGATGAATGTCAACCTGCCCACGTCCACACGGATTCTTCAGGGCATGAGCGATTTCTTCTCTGCATACTGGTGGATGATTATTATTTTTGGAGTCGTGTTTTCAGCTTTGATCAAACGCTACTTTGCCACGACCAACGGTAAACGGCGCTTGCACGGGTGGTTGCTCACAGCGCCGTTGGTGAGTCGAATCGCGCGCCCCACTTATTTTGGGCAATTTGCCCGCACGCTGGGCGCGTTGATGCAGAATGGGGTGCCGGTGCTAACCGCATTGAAGATCACCGAAAATGTGGTGCAAAATGTGGTGTTGCAGGGAGCGATCGCGATGACGCGCGAGGCGGTGACCGATGGTAAAACCATCGCCCAACCCCTCGGTCGCAGCGGGGTGTTTCCCAAGCTGATGGTGGACCTGGTACACATTGGCGAACAAACCGGCGATGTCCCCGCAGCGCTGGATAATCTGGCTGATACGTACGATAATGAGTTGAACATTTCGCTGCGGGTGATAACCACTTTGATTGAGCCCATCCTTATCGTGGTGATTGCCGGGGTGGTGGGCTTTATGCTCGTGGGAGTACTGCAGGCCATGTTTAAAATCACTTCATCAATCGGAAAAACATGA
- a CDS encoding prepilin-type N-terminal cleavage/methylation domain-containing protein, whose translation MTHPRRPCIAGLTLVEVLIAVMIFAIAVFAILELVNQNLQLVRMMQQQRPDLGALADRTLTEPAEAANGTLRVQRGDSPTDIDFGGNDGGGAGALYPNASWWRDIEPLDETNGLYRVTIHVEETIAGENREIILKYLMFRPDVAEAESGGAQTK comes from the coding sequence ATGACCCATCCACGCCGCCCATGCATCGCCGGACTGACATTGGTCGAGGTGTTGATCGCCGTAATGATTTTTGCCATCGCCGTGTTTGCGATCTTGGAGCTGGTCAATCAAAACCTACAGCTCGTGCGCATGATGCAGCAGCAACGGCCCGACCTCGGCGCATTGGCCGACCGCACCCTCACCGAACCGGCCGAAGCGGCGAATGGCACTTTACGCGTTCAACGGGGCGATTCCCCGACGGACATAGATTTTGGCGGGAATGATGGCGGAGGTGCTGGCGCACTTTACCCTAATGCAAGCTGGTGGCGCGACATCGAACCTCTAGACGAAACCAACGGGCTTTACCGCGTCACCATCCACGTCGAAGAAACAATAGCTGGCGAAAACCGGGAAATCATTTTAAAGTACCTTATGTTTAGGCCCGATGTGGCGGAGGCCGAATCGGGGGGAGCCCAAACCAAATAA
- a CDS encoding prepilin-type N-terminal cleavage/methylation domain-containing protein produces the protein MKPIQQKRRTNGFTLVEALVAVSILGMVTFMIFRSLLSVLGATKMGTDAADQVQRERVAIKTVEVGLRGMVFYEQNQDMYALDMDLRDKDYPYFSFVSRVPPDYLGSREFSGQTLRRLSFSVEDIGGSRALILQQSHVMRPAEGEEPITVVRSVLAPQLDQFIILFWSTSAEDWIDVWTETNSLPSRVKVEMALTRQDGESIQLTDIIKREIAIHSISITKNNQNPDVPPSTAKRKGGGKNNLSARGGKGSGRDPRNGNYRGISGRGQYQRPNAPPSRFGQNGAPSRGSFGLPPGFGVKLQPGQSPPGAGMQRGGFSPPKVDNNAS, from the coding sequence ATGAAACCAATCCAACAAAAAAGACGCACAAACGGCTTCACCCTCGTTGAGGCGTTAGTGGCAGTAAGTATTCTGGGGATGGTGACGTTTATGATTTTTCGTTCGCTGTTATCCGTGCTTGGAGCCACCAAAATGGGCACTGATGCCGCCGACCAAGTACAACGCGAGCGGGTGGCCATTAAAACGGTGGAAGTGGGGCTGCGGGGCATGGTTTTTTACGAACAAAATCAAGATATGTACGCGCTGGATATGGATTTAAGAGACAAGGATTACCCCTATTTTAGCTTCGTTTCCCGCGTGCCGCCTGATTATCTGGGCAGCCGTGAATTCAGCGGCCAAACCCTTCGGCGCCTTTCATTTTCCGTGGAAGACATCGGCGGATCGCGCGCACTTATCCTCCAGCAAAGCCACGTTATGCGCCCCGCCGAAGGAGAGGAGCCAATCACTGTGGTTCGCAGCGTACTTGCCCCGCAACTCGATCAATTCATCATTCTTTTTTGGAGTACCAGCGCAGAGGATTGGATTGACGTATGGACTGAGACCAACTCACTCCCCTCCCGCGTGAAAGTGGAAATGGCCCTCACCCGTCAGGACGGCGAGAGCATTCAGCTCACTGACATCATCAAACGCGAAATTGCCATCCACTCCATTTCCATTACCAAGAACAACCAAAATCCCGATGTGCCCCCAAGCACGGCGAAACGTAAAGGGGGTGGCAAAAACAATCTGAGTGCTCGAGGCGGCAAGGGTTCCGGCAGAGATCCGCGCAATGGCAACTACCGCGGCATTTCCGGCCGCGGCCAATACCAGCGCCCCAACGCCCCCCCATCCCGTTTCGGGCAAAACGGCGCGCCAAGCAGAGGTTCCTTCGGATTGCCACCCGGGTTCGGCGTGAAACTACAACCGGGTCAGAGCCCACCGGGAGCTGGGATGCAACGGGGGGGATTCTCACCGCCCAAGGTGGACAATAATGCGTCTTAG
- a CDS encoding prepilin-type N-terminal cleavage/methylation domain-containing protein: MSRTPSNPRLNAAFTLVEIMVVLAIMGLLLGLAMINFRAINQREPLEQAVSDVEGLCRRARSEAIVKSRPIDLTIDSGSGLLRLATAPNAVNTLDPDSGVLVATIEEAVAIDQASLPSNVELEIQVPEDALDSETPGVVVIRFYPNGTAEPLKALIMMPDEGVYTLVLDPVTGRLQIREGEDEL; the protein is encoded by the coding sequence ATGAGCCGGACCCCCAGCAACCCGAGGCTAAACGCGGCATTCACGCTAGTAGAAATTATGGTGGTGTTGGCCATCATGGGGTTGTTGCTCGGCTTGGCGATGATCAACTTCAGGGCGATCAATCAGAGGGAACCGCTGGAACAGGCGGTGAGCGATGTGGAAGGGTTGTGCCGGCGGGCGCGCAGCGAAGCCATCGTGAAATCACGCCCGATCGATCTCACCATTGATAGCGGTTCGGGCCTGCTCCGTCTCGCCACCGCGCCGAATGCCGTCAACACGCTCGACCCGGATTCCGGCGTGCTGGTGGCCACCATCGAGGAAGCAGTCGCAATCGATCAGGCCTCCCTGCCTTCAAATGTTGAATTGGAAATCCAAGTGCCGGAAGATGCCTTGGATTCAGAAACGCCCGGCGTGGTGGTCATCCGATTTTACCCCAACGGCACAGCCGAGCCTTTGAAAGCGTTGATCATGATGCCCGATGAAGGCGTGTACACGTTGGTGCTCGATCCGGTGACCGGCCGGCTGCAAATTCGCGAAGGGGAGGATGAGTTATGA
- the larE gene encoding ATP-dependent sacrificial sulfur transferase LarE, giving the protein MDQLDSLRAVLRGYGSCVVAYSGGVDSVLLAKVAYEELGDRMLAAIADSPSLPRRELAEAQSIAEEFGFPLEILNTEEFANADYSGNPVNRCYFCKHELFSHLKPLARARGFEVIVYGENTSDVGDWRPGAVAAEEFDVRAPLKEAGLSKDAIRSASRALGLPTAEKPAMPCLSSRIPYGEPVTREKVAMIEQAEYVLRDLGFAEVRVRHHEFEGPDESGPCARIEMGAEEMEQLQDETFAEIQASLRRVGYAEVEVDARGYRRGSLNPVKLSENQSVNRATH; this is encoded by the coding sequence ATGGACCAGCTTGATTCATTACGCGCGGTATTGCGCGGGTACGGCTCGTGTGTGGTGGCGTACTCGGGCGGGGTGGATTCGGTGCTGTTGGCAAAGGTGGCGTATGAGGAACTGGGCGACCGTATGCTGGCGGCGATTGCCGATTCGCCCAGCTTGCCGCGGCGCGAATTGGCCGAGGCGCAATCGATTGCAGAGGAGTTTGGGTTCCCCTTGGAAATTCTGAACACGGAGGAATTTGCTAATGCGGATTATTCAGGCAACCCAGTCAATCGCTGTTATTTTTGCAAACACGAATTATTTTCTCATCTCAAACCACTGGCGCGCGCGCGCGGGTTCGAGGTGATTGTTTACGGAGAAAACACAAGCGACGTTGGCGATTGGCGGCCCGGTGCAGTGGCGGCGGAAGAGTTCGACGTGCGCGCGCCACTCAAAGAAGCAGGGCTATCCAAGGACGCCATCCGTTCGGCGTCGCGCGCATTGGGGTTGCCCACAGCGGAGAAGCCGGCGATGCCCTGTTTGAGTTCACGCATCCCGTACGGCGAACCGGTGACCCGCGAGAAAGTGGCGATGATCGAACAGGCGGAATATGTATTGCGTGATTTAGGATTTGCCGAAGTGCGGGTGCGCCATCACGAATTTGAAGGGCCGGATGAATCAGGGCCGTGCGCACGCATAGAAATGGGTGCGGAAGAAATGGAGCAGTTACAGGATGAAACGTTCGCGGAGATTCAGGCGTCTTTACGGCGGGTTGGCTATGCTGAAGTGGAGGTGGATGCGCGTGGATACCGACGCGGAAGCCTGAACCCAGTGAAATTGAGTGAGAACCAAAGTGTGAACAGGGCGACGCATTAA
- a CDS encoding DUF1080 domain-containing protein, with product MLFRTFPMLLLLSAIGCQFTHQYAEEEFTVLFDGQSLKGWEQVAPKGEGYGVTNLVENGTTNAVIFCAKGGGGNLLSEEIYSDFVLRFDFKLTEGANNGLAIRAPNQAGSLAYEGMELQILDAAYKGKLKPEQYHGSLYNITAAKKGALKPAGEWNSQEVIAQGRRITVRLNGTQILNVDINSITNPAKLVKHPGLFRASGHIGFLGHNDEVFFKNIRIKELAQVDLTNVPPKGFRSLFSGTSLTGWQGLAARPNNNPIKRAALTPDQLRKVQVEADDNMTAHWKAENGTLIFDGKGRSLQTTRDYRDFEMLVDWKITEKGDSGIYLRGIPQVQMWDPRGDDNPRAAKGSGGLFNNQGEGNAKDPITNADHIAGDWNRFRIVMVDERAHVFLNGKLVVKNTILENYWDRTQPPLRQGPIELQAHGSPLWFRNLYIREIN from the coding sequence ATGCTTTTCCGAACCTTCCCAATGCTGCTCTTGTTGTCTGCGATCGGCTGCCAATTCACGCACCAATATGCGGAGGAGGAATTCACTGTTCTCTTCGATGGTCAATCCCTCAAGGGCTGGGAACAGGTGGCTCCCAAGGGCGAGGGCTATGGCGTTACTAATCTCGTGGAAAACGGCACCACCAACGCGGTTATCTTTTGCGCCAAAGGCGGCGGCGGCAATTTGTTGTCGGAGGAAATTTACAGCGACTTCGTGCTGCGTTTCGATTTCAAGCTCACCGAGGGCGCGAACAACGGCCTCGCCATCCGCGCCCCCAACCAAGCGGGCAGCCTCGCCTACGAAGGCATGGAACTGCAAATCCTCGACGCCGCTTACAAAGGCAAACTTAAACCCGAACAATACCATGGCTCACTCTATAATATAACCGCCGCCAAAAAAGGCGCGCTCAAGCCCGCCGGCGAATGGAACTCTCAGGAAGTCATCGCCCAAGGCCGTCGCATCACGGTGCGCCTCAATGGTACGCAAATCCTCAATGTGGATATCAACTCAATTACCAATCCCGCCAAGCTTGTGAAACATCCTGGACTTTTCCGGGCCAGCGGCCACATTGGTTTTCTCGGCCACAACGACGAAGTGTTTTTCAAAAACATTCGCATCAAGGAACTCGCCCAAGTCGATCTCACTAACGTGCCCCCCAAAGGGTTCCGGTCGTTATTCAGCGGCACCTCGCTGACCGGTTGGCAGGGCCTCGCCGCGCGACCCAATAACAACCCCATCAAACGAGCCGCCCTCACCCCCGACCAACTTCGCAAAGTACAGGTCGAAGCCGATGACAATATGACCGCCCATTGGAAAGCCGAAAACGGCACCCTCATTTTTGATGGCAAAGGCCGCAGCCTGCAAACCACCCGTGACTATCGCGATTTCGAAATGCTGGTGGATTGGAAAATTACCGAAAAAGGTGACAGCGGCATTTACCTGCGTGGCATCCCTCAAGTGCAAATGTGGGATCCCCGCGGCGACGACAATCCCCGCGCCGCCAAAGGCAGCGGCGGCCTTTTCAACAATCAGGGCGAAGGTAACGCCAAAGATCCCATCACCAACGCCGATCACATCGCCGGTGACTGGAATCGCTTCCGCATCGTCATGGTCGACGAACGCGCACACGTTTTTCTCAACGGCAAACTTGTCGTCAAGAACACCATCCTTGAAAACTATTGGGACCGCACTCAGCCGCCTCTTCGGCAAGGCCCGATCGAACTCCAGGCCCACGGCAGCCCGCTGTGGTTTAGAAATCTGTACATCAGAGAAATAAATTGA
- the crcB gene encoding fluoride efflux transporter CrcB: MTWLCIALGGALGSLGRHGLAVGLARFESFPFGTLAANLLGSLAIGIAAGFWEIDQRKSPTALFIITGFCGGFTTFSTFSLQTLQLIQQNDWPKAGLNIAASVTICLLCTWVGWMLGQSLRKTAT, from the coding sequence ATGACTTGGCTTTGCATAGCACTCGGGGGCGCACTCGGCAGCCTCGGCCGTCACGGATTGGCGGTCGGCCTCGCGCGATTTGAATCGTTTCCCTTCGGCACTCTCGCCGCCAACCTCCTCGGCTCGCTCGCCATTGGCATCGCCGCCGGCTTCTGGGAAATTGACCAACGCAAATCCCCCACCGCACTTTTCATCATCACCGGATTCTGCGGCGGCTTCACCACCTTCTCCACCTTCAGCCTGCAAACCCTCCAACTCATCCAACAAAACGACTGGCCCAAAGCCGGCCTCAATATCGCAGCCTCCGTGACCATCTGCCTCCTCTGCACCTGGGTCGGTTGGATGCTCGGGCAATCATTGCGGAAAACGGCGACTTAA
- a CDS encoding Gfo/Idh/MocA family oxidoreductase → MHAHSRGKLAAIRALPEVYQLVGVVEPDAARRKNVSGVKFISEEALLNTQDLQAVAIETRIRDLVPTAARVVASGRHIHLDKPAGPSLSAFRKLVADAREQKLTIQMGYMLRYNPAFQFMFRAVREGWFGEVMEIDAMMGKFAGPGMRQELAEYTGGGFFELACHILDSALFIMGKPQKVHGINRRTREGKGRGDTFADNQLAVLEFSKGTACLRCNHNDPFGGPRRRFNIAGTRGGMEIRPLESGKFVLTLDRERGKYQKGTQTVQLKGGRSYEAEFVDLARVIRGGDPLAWNHEHDLVVHETLLRICGMPLN, encoded by the coding sequence GTGCATGCTCATTCGCGCGGGAAGCTGGCGGCCATTCGTGCTCTGCCGGAAGTGTACCAATTAGTGGGCGTGGTGGAGCCGGATGCGGCGCGGCGCAAAAACGTGAGTGGCGTCAAATTCATCAGCGAAGAGGCCCTGCTGAACACCCAAGATTTACAGGCGGTGGCGATCGAGACACGCATTCGCGACCTAGTGCCCACGGCGGCGCGAGTGGTTGCCTCGGGAAGGCATATTCATTTGGACAAGCCGGCGGGGCCTTCACTGTCGGCTTTCCGCAAACTGGTGGCGGATGCCCGGGAGCAAAAACTAACGATTCAGATGGGCTATATGCTGCGCTATAATCCGGCGTTCCAATTTATGTTTCGCGCGGTGCGGGAAGGGTGGTTTGGCGAGGTGATGGAGATTGACGCGATGATGGGTAAATTCGCTGGCCCGGGCATGCGTCAGGAGCTGGCGGAATATACCGGCGGCGGGTTTTTTGAATTGGCCTGCCATATTTTGGACTCGGCACTTTTCATCATGGGTAAGCCGCAAAAAGTTCACGGCATCAATCGCCGCACGCGCGAAGGCAAGGGCAGGGGAGACACGTTTGCGGATAACCAACTGGCAGTGTTGGAGTTTTCAAAAGGCACGGCGTGTCTCCGGTGCAATCATAATGATCCGTTCGGCGGGCCTCGGCGGCGGTTCAACATCGCCGGCACGCGGGGCGGAATGGAAATCCGGCCATTGGAGTCCGGCAAATTTGTGCTAACCCTTGACCGCGAGCGGGGCAAGTATCAGAAGGGCACTCAAACCGTGCAGCTTAAGGGCGGGCGCAGTTATGAGGCAGAGTTTGTCGATTTGGCGCGGGTGATCCGCGGCGGAGATCCATTGGCGTGGAATCATGAGCACGATCTCGTGGTGCACGAAACGTTGCTGCGCATTTGTGGGATGCCGTTGAATTGA